A stretch of the Vigna radiata var. radiata cultivar VC1973A chromosome 7, Vradiata_ver6, whole genome shotgun sequence genome encodes the following:
- the LOC106766605 gene encoding aspartic proteinase CDR1-like, with protein MSCFSSLLVLLCLYNLSFLEALNGGFSVEIIHRDSPKSPFYSSSETKFQRVSNALRRSINRGNHFSKSMVFPNTVSATVIPDFGEYLMRYAVGTPPRKVFGVLDTGSDIIWLQCKPCRKCYSQATPVFNPSKSTTYKTIRCNSTICHSVQGTSCSSSSITKHCKYDISYGDGSFSHGDLSVETLTLGSTNGSPIPLPRTAIGCGHNNSMHFKGKNSGIVGLGRGRVSLINQLGSSVGWKFSYCLVPETLPSNASSRLHFGDAAVVQGHGTVSTPLFSKPQQVFYYLRLEGFSVGRHRREFGSSLSRFGGEGNIVIDSGTTLTLLPYDVYRWLESAVSHAVKLKPVEDPNHVLGLCYRGTLYKLDIPVITAHFRGANVLLHPMNTFVEVADKVWCLAFQPTQNGAAVFGNLAQQNLLVGYDLKKNTVSFKQTDCTKM; from the coding sequence ATGtcatgcttttcttctcttcttgttcttctgtGTCTCTACAACCTCTCTTTCTTAGAAGCTCTAAATGGTGGATTCAGTGTGGAGATAATCCACCGTGATTCACCAAAATCACCGTTCTATAGTTCCTCAGAAACAAAATTCCAAAGGGTTTCCAATGCTCTGCGTCGTTCCATAAACCGTGGCAACCATTTCAGCAAATCCATGGTGTTTCCAAACACAGTAAGTGCAACTGTGATACCAGATTTTGGTGAATATCTGATGAGGTATGCAGTTGGAACTCCACCCCGTAAGGTGTTTGGAGTTCTTGATACAGGCAGTGACATCATTTGGTTGCAATGCAAACCATGTAGAAAATGTTACAGTCAAGCCACACCTGTGTTTAATCCTTCAAAGTCCACAACATACAAAACCATCCGTTGCAATTCTACCATATGCCATTCTGTGCAAGGTACCTCTTGCTCCTCTTCTAGCATCACCAAACACTGTAAATATGATATCAGCTATGGTGATGGTTCATTCTCACATGGAGATTTGAGTGTGGAGACCCTCACTTTAGGCTCCACCAATGGGTCTCCCATCCCACTTCCAAGAACTGCAATAGGGTGTGGCCATAACAATAGCATGCACTTCAAAGGGAAAAATTCTGGCATAGTTGGCCTAGGACGTGGACGTGTGTCCCTTATAAATCAATTGGGTTCTTCAGTAGGTTGGAAATTTTCTTATTGTTTGGTCCCAGAAACTCTGCCTTCCAATGCAAGTAGCAGACTGCATTTTGGAGATGCTGCTGTGGTTCAAGGACATGGAACTGTCTCAACCCCATTGTTTTCTAAACCACAACAAGTATTTTACTACCTAAGGCTAGAAGGGTTCAGTGTGGGAAGACATAGAAGAGAATTTGGAAGCTCTTTGTCTAGATTTGGAGGAGAGGGAAATATCGTTATTGACTCAGGTACAACACTGACACTTTTGCCATATGATGTTTACAGATGGTTGGAATCAGCAGTGTCACATGCAGTTAAACTGAAGCCTGTTGAGGATCCAAATCATGTGTTGGGACTCTGCTACAGAGGTACATTGTATAAACTAGATATTCCAGTGATCACAGCACACTTTAGAGGGGCTAATGTGTTGCTGCATCCTATGAACACCTTTGTTGAAGTGGCTGATAAGGTTTGGTGCTTGGCTTTTCAGCCAACTCAAAATGGTGCTGCTGTCTTTGGAAACTTGGCTCAGCAAAACCTTTTGGTTGGCTATGATCTGAAAAAAAA